A single window of Geminocystis sp. M7585_C2015_104 DNA harbors:
- a CDS encoding trypsin-like peptidase domain-containing protein: MSKASPLGIVGRLLTGASLFLVGAGVGFGASYWYNPSRLFAFNQNQQGSISTGQDTGGGGVIAPLRDNNDLNFVARVVQRVGAGVVRINASRTVATNLPPIFDDPFFRQFFNIPDLPRQQIQQGTGSGFIISQDGIVLTNAHVVEGADRVTVTLKDGRFFEGRVLGADPVTDIAVVKIDAQDLPVVPLGDSDKVIIGEWVIAIGNPLGLDNTVTTGIVSATGRSSAEIGVGDKRLDFIQTDAAINPGNSGGPLLNARGEVIGINTAIIQNAQGLGFAIPINRAKQIADILIAQGKVEHPYIGIQMVTLTPQVKEQLKQNKKVNLDSQEGVLIVRVVPNSPAALAGLQPGDILFRIDQQDVTTSSQVQKIVESRKAGDTLTLHLLRDGQTLQVPVTLGVLPSSSN, encoded by the coding sequence ATGAGTAAGGCTTCCCCGTTGGGTATAGTAGGCCGGTTGTTGACTGGTGCCTCTCTTTTCCTAGTAGGAGCCGGTGTGGGTTTTGGCGCCAGCTACTGGTATAATCCCTCGCGGCTGTTTGCCTTTAACCAGAATCAACAGGGAAGTATATCCACTGGCCAAGACACAGGCGGCGGGGGGGTGATTGCCCCCCTGAGGGATAACAATGATTTGAACTTTGTGGCGAGGGTGGTCCAACGAGTTGGGGCGGGGGTGGTGCGCATCAACGCCTCTCGTACAGTGGCAACTAACCTTCCCCCCATATTTGATGATCCGTTCTTCCGTCAGTTTTTTAACATACCCGATTTGCCTCGACAACAAATCCAACAGGGAACTGGTTCTGGTTTCATAATCAGCCAAGATGGTATAGTCCTCACCAATGCCCACGTGGTAGAGGGAGCTGACAGGGTGACAGTTACCCTGAAAGACGGTCGATTTTTTGAGGGGAGGGTTTTGGGGGCCGATCCGGTTACAGATATAGCCGTAGTCAAGATTGATGCCCAAGACTTGCCCGTGGTGCCTTTAGGGGATTCCGACAAGGTTATAATCGGGGAGTGGGTTATTGCCATAGGCAACCCCCTAGGTTTAGATAACACGGTGACTACAGGTATTGTGAGTGCCACGGGTCGTTCTAGTGCGGAAATAGGGGTGGGGGACAAGAGATTGGACTTCATTCAAACCGATGCGGCTATTAATCCTGGCAATTCCGGAGGTCCTCTTTTAAACGCCCGGGGCGAGGTTATTGGTATCAACACTGCCATCATTCAAAATGCTCAGGGTTTGGGCTTTGCTATCCCCATCAATCGGGCTAAACAAATAGCCGACATTCTCATTGCCCAGGGTAAGGTGGAGCACCCCTATATAGGCATTCAGATGGTGACTCTTACCCCCCAGGTAAAAGAACAACTCAAACAAAACAAGAAGGTGAACCTAGACTCCCAAGAAGGGGTTTTGATTGTTAGAGTCGTGCCTAACTCTCCCGCTGCCCTGGCTGGTTTACAACCCGGAGACATTCTCTTCCGCATTGACCAACAGGACGTTACAACCTCCTCCCAGGTGCAGAAAATCGTAGAGTCTCGTAAGGCCGGTGATACTCTTACTCTTCACCTCCTCCGCGACGGCCAAACCCTTCAAGTTCCCGTCACTCTTGGTGTCCTCCCCTCTTCCTCCAATTAG
- a CDS encoding gamma carbonic anhydrase family protein: MKLLTADDFPQAAFIAHNASIMGDVVIKEGASIWYGAVLRGDFERIEIGAYTNVQDGAILHGDPGQVTIVEDYVTVGHRAVIHSAHIQKGCLIGIGAIILNGVTVGEGAIIAAGCVVTKDVPPHSLMMGIPARKTRDLTPLETDDLIQHALKYYHLALLHAGKAPPPSSV; this comes from the coding sequence ATGAAGTTACTCACTGCCGACGACTTCCCCCAGGCTGCCTTTATCGCCCACAATGCCTCCATTATGGGGGATGTAGTCATCAAAGAGGGGGCGAGTATCTGGTATGGGGCCGTACTGCGGGGCGACTTCGAGAGGATTGAAATCGGCGCCTACACCAATGTACAAGATGGTGCCATTCTTCACGGTGACCCTGGTCAGGTTACCATTGTAGAAGATTATGTTACCGTTGGCCATCGCGCTGTCATCCACTCCGCCCACATCCAAAAGGGTTGTTTAATTGGCATCGGCGCCATCATTCTCAATGGTGTTACCGTCGGCGAGGGAGCGATCATTGCCGCTGGTTGTGTTGTCACCAAGGATGTCCCTCCCCATTCTCTCATGATGGGCATCCCCGCTCGTAAAACCAGAGACTTAACCCCCCTTGAAACCGATGACCTCATCCAGCATGCCCTCAAGTATTACCACCTTGCACTTCTCCATGCCGGCAAGGCCCCTCCCCCCTCCTCTGTTTAA